The Streptomyces sp. NBC_00224 genome contains the following window.
GCGCGGCGGCGTGGGCGGCCCGCGCGGGGTCGGCGTCGGCGACGACGAGCTCGGTGACCGAGGGATGGCGGGCCAGCACTTCCGCATGGAAGGAGCCGATACGTCCCGTTCCGATGAGTCCGATACGCATGGCCAAAAGGTGACGGTGCCCGGACGTCCTGTCAAGAGTTTGTCCTGACAATCAGACTTCACGACTTCCCGTCAACATGGCCTGAGCACTACGCTCACCCCGTGTCCAAGCAGCCCAGAACCGCGCCGGATCCCGCCGTGCCGCTCCAGCTCAGCGTGGACCGCACCAGCCCGGTCCCGCTCTACTTCCAGCTGTCCCAGCAGCTGGAGGCGGCCATCGAGCGGGGCACCCTCACGCCCGGCAGCCTCCTCGGCAACGAGATCGACCTCGCGGGCCGCCTCGGCCTGTCCCGCCCCACCGTCCGCCAGGCCATCCAGGCCCTGGTCGACAAGGGCCTCCTGGTGCGCCGCAGGGGCGTCGGCACCCAGGTGGTGCACAGCCAGGTCAAGCGCCCGCTGGAGCTGAGCAGCCTCTACGACGACCTGGAGGCGGCCGGGCAGAAACCCGCCACCAAGGTGCTGCGCAACACCGTGGAACCGGCCACCGCGGAGGTGGCGGCGGCGCTCGGCGTGCCCGAGGGCAGCGACGTCCATCTGGTGGAGCGGCTGCGGTACGCCCACGGCGAGCCGATGGCCGAGCTGCGCAACTACCTGCCGCCCGGGCTGCTCGCGCTCGACACCGCACATCTGGAGGCCACCGGCCTGTACCGGCTGATGCGCGGCGCGGGGATCACGCTGCACAGCGCCCGGCAGTCGGTGGGGGCGCGGGCCGCCACCGCCGCCGAGGCGGAGCTCCTCGCCGAGGCCGAGGGCGCGCCGCTGCTGACCATGCAGCGCACCACGTTCGACGACACCGGGCGGGCCGTGGAGTTCGGCACGCACGTCTACCGGGCGTCGCGGTACGCCTTCGAGTTCCAGCTGCTCGTACGGCCGTGAGCGTGCGGCTCGTACCCCGTGCTCGTACACCGCATTCGTACATCACGTAAGAATGTTCGGACAAAGTATTGACGGGTGCGCGCGCCCGCCGCTAGAACTCACGTGCCGCAACCGGGCGGCCGGGACGGAAGGCGGACCCCATGCGCATACCCCGCACGGCAGCCACGGCGACAGCGGTCGTCGCCGCGCTCGCACTCGCGGTCGCCGGATGCAGCAGCTCGGGCGGCAAGAGCTCGCAGGACAAGGCCGAGGACGGCGCCTCGGGAGGCAAGGGCGTCTCCACGCCCCGGATGAAGATCGCGATGATCACCCATTCGGGCGAGGGCGACACCTTCTGGGACATCGTCCAGAGCGGCGCGAAACAGGCCGCCGCCAAGGACAACGTCAACTTCCTCTATTCGGCCAACAAGGAGGGCCAGCAGCAGTCGCAGCTGGTCCAGGCGGCCATCGACCAGAAGGTCGACGGGATCGTGGTCACGCTGGCCAAGCCGGAGGCGGTCCAGGACGTCGTCAAGAAGGCGGTCGCGGCGGGCATTCCGGTCGTCACCATCAACTCCGGTGCCCAGTACTCCAAACAGCTCGGCGCGATCGGCCACATCGGGCAGGACGAGGGCGTCGCCGGCGAGGCCGTCGGCGAGCAGCTGAACGCGGGCGGCAAGAAGAAGGCCGTCTGTGTGATCCACGAGCAGGGCAACGTATCGCTGGAGGAGCGGTGCGCCGGGGTGAAGAAGACCTTCAAGGGCTCGGTCGAGAACCTGAACGTCGACGGGACCAACACGCCCGCCGCCACGTCCTCCATCGAGGCGAAACTCCAGACCGGCTCCTCGGGAACGGCCATCGACGCGGTGGTCACGCTCGGCGCGCCGATGGCGGCCGCGGCGGTCAAGGCCAAGGCCGGCGCGAAGAGCTCCGCCGAGGTCGACACCTTCGATCTCAACGCGGCCGTGATCAAGCAGTTCAAGGCCAAGGAGATCGGCTTCGCGGTCGACCAGCAGCCCTATCTCCAGGGGTATCTGGCGGTCGACGAGCTGTGGCTCCAGAAGACCAACGGCAATGTCGTCGGCGGCGGCAGGCCGGTCCTCACCGGCCCCGCGATCGTCACCGAGAAGGACGTGCCGGCGCTGGAGAAGTACACCGCTCGCGGTACCCGATGATCCGCCGCCGACCTCACGTGACCCATACTTGGGCGGCCGGGGCAGGTCCGCACCAGTCCCGGACGCACCTGGGAGTACAGCAAGAGGAGCACGGCGTCGTGGCAAGGGTTCGGACAGGGGTACGCGCGATCGGCGCGGTGCTGGCGGCGGTGCTCGGAGCTTCCCTGGTGGGATGCAGCAGCACCGGGGGCAAGCGCGCCGAGGATGCGCGCAAGGCCGCCTCGGCGCAGGGCAAGGCGGCGGTGAACACCCCCCGCTGGAAGATCGCCATGATCACCCACTCGGGCGACGGCGACACCTTCTGGGACATCGTCCAGAGCGGCGCCAAGCAGGCCGCCGTCAAGGACAACATCGACTTCCTGTACTCGCACAGCGACCAGGGCCAGCAGCAGGCGCAGTTCGTGCAGGCGGCCATCGACCAGAAGGTCGACGGCATCGTCGTCACCCTCGCGAAGCCGGACGCGATGAAGGACGTCGTCGCCAAGGCCGCCAAGGCCGGCATCCCGGTGATCACGGTGAACTCGGGCTCCGAGAAGTCCAAGGACTTCGGCGCGCTCACCCACATCGGGCAGGACGAGACCATCGCGGGCGAGGCCGTCGGCGAGGAGCTCAACAAGCGCGGCAGGAAGAAGGCGCTCTGCGTCCTGCACGAGCAGGGCAACGTCGGCCACGAGCAGCGCTGCGCCGGCACCAAGAAGGCCTTCAAGGGCGACCTGCAGAACCTCTACGTCACGGGCACCAACATGCCCGACGTCCAGTCCTCCATCGAGGCCAAGCTCCAGGCGGACAAGTCCATCGACTCCGTGGTCACCCTCGGCGCGCCGTTCGCGGACACCGCCGTCAAGGCCAAGGACTCCGCGGGCAGCTCCGCCGAGGTCGACACCTTCGACCTGAACGCCAAGGTCGCCGCCGAACTCAAGGACGGCACCCTCGGCTTCGCCGTCGACCAGCAGCCCTACCTCCAGGGGTACGAGGCCGTGGACCTGCTCTGGCTCTACAAGTACAACGGCGATGTGCTCGGCGGCGGGCTGCCGGTGCTGACCGGACCCCAGATCATCACCAAGGACGCGGCCGCCGAGCTGGAGGAATACACGAAGCGGGGGACCCGATGACCGCCACCGCACCAGCGCCGGCGTCCACGAAGGACGAGCGGCTGATCCACCGGTCCGTGCTGCGCAAGCTGCTCGGCCGCCCGGAGCTCGGCTCGGTCGTCGGCGCCATCGCCGTCTTCATCTTCTTCTCGATCGTCGCGGACAGCTTCCTCCGCGCCTCCAGCCTCTCGACGGTCCTGTACGCGGCGTCGACCATCGGCATCATGGCGGTGCCGGTGGCGCTGCTGATGATCGGCGGCGAGTTCGACCTGTCGGCCGGTGTGCTGGTGACGACGTCGGCGCTCGTCTCGTCGATGTTCAGCTACCAGATGACGGCGAACGTCTGGGTGGGCGTCGGCGTCTCGCTGCTGACCACGCTCGCCCTCGGCGCCTTCAACGGCTTCATGCTGACCCGTACCAAACTGCCCAGCTTCATCATCACGCTCGGCACCTTCCTCATGCTGACCGGGCTCAACCTCGGCTTCACCAAGCTGATCAGCGGCACGGTCTCCACGAAGTCCATCGCCGACATGGAGGGCTTCGTCTCCGCGAAGAAGGTGTTCGCCTCTCAGCTGACCGTCGGCCCGGTCGACCTCAAGGTCACCATCCTGTGGTGGTTCGGCCTGGTCGCGCTCGCCACCTGGATCCTGCTGCGCACCCGCTTCGGCAACTGGATCTTCGCGGTCGGCGGCGAGGCCGACGCGGCCCGCGCGGTCGGTGTGCCGGTCTACAAGACCAAGATCGGCCTGTACATGGGCGTGGGCTTCGCCGCCTGGATCTCCGGCCAGCACCTGCTCTTCTCGTTCGACGTGGTCCAGTCCGGCGAGGGCGTCGGCAACGAGCTGATCTACATCATCGCGGCCGTCATCGGCGGCTGCCTGATCACCGGCGGCTACGGCTCCGCGATCGGCTCCGCGGTCGGCGCGTTCATCTTCGGCATGACCAGCAAGGGCATCGTCTACGCCGAGTGGAACCCGGACTGGTTCAAGTTCTTCCTGGGAGCGATGCTCCTTCTGGCCACCCTGCTCAACGCATGGGTACGCAAGCGGGCGGAGGCGACGGCATGACGGACGCGACCCTGGCCAAGAGCACCGAGAGCGCCCTCGTGGAGCTCGACGACGTCAGTAAGTACTACGGCAACATCCGCGCCCTCGAAGGCGTCTCCCTTGAGGTCCACGGCGGCGAGATCACCTGTGTGCTCGGTGACAACGGCGCCGGCAAGTCCACCCTCATCAAGATCATCGCGGGGCTGCACCGGCACGACTCCGGCGCCTTCCGCATCGAGGGCGAGGACGTCTCGCTCAGCA
Protein-coding sequences here:
- a CDS encoding ABC transporter permease, whose product is MTATAPAPASTKDERLIHRSVLRKLLGRPELGSVVGAIAVFIFFSIVADSFLRASSLSTVLYAASTIGIMAVPVALLMIGGEFDLSAGVLVTTSALVSSMFSYQMTANVWVGVGVSLLTTLALGAFNGFMLTRTKLPSFIITLGTFLMLTGLNLGFTKLISGTVSTKSIADMEGFVSAKKVFASQLTVGPVDLKVTILWWFGLVALATWILLRTRFGNWIFAVGGEADAARAVGVPVYKTKIGLYMGVGFAAWISGQHLLFSFDVVQSGEGVGNELIYIIAAVIGGCLITGGYGSAIGSAVGAFIFGMTSKGIVYAEWNPDWFKFFLGAMLLLATLLNAWVRKRAEATA
- a CDS encoding sugar ABC transporter substrate-binding protein — encoded protein: MARVRTGVRAIGAVLAAVLGASLVGCSSTGGKRAEDARKAASAQGKAAVNTPRWKIAMITHSGDGDTFWDIVQSGAKQAAVKDNIDFLYSHSDQGQQQAQFVQAAIDQKVDGIVVTLAKPDAMKDVVAKAAKAGIPVITVNSGSEKSKDFGALTHIGQDETIAGEAVGEELNKRGRKKALCVLHEQGNVGHEQRCAGTKKAFKGDLQNLYVTGTNMPDVQSSIEAKLQADKSIDSVVTLGAPFADTAVKAKDSAGSSAEVDTFDLNAKVAAELKDGTLGFAVDQQPYLQGYEAVDLLWLYKYNGDVLGGGLPVLTGPQIITKDAAAELEEYTKRGTR
- a CDS encoding substrate-binding domain-containing protein; translation: MRIPRTAATATAVVAALALAVAGCSSSGGKSSQDKAEDGASGGKGVSTPRMKIAMITHSGEGDTFWDIVQSGAKQAAAKDNVNFLYSANKEGQQQSQLVQAAIDQKVDGIVVTLAKPEAVQDVVKKAVAAGIPVVTINSGAQYSKQLGAIGHIGQDEGVAGEAVGEQLNAGGKKKAVCVIHEQGNVSLEERCAGVKKTFKGSVENLNVDGTNTPAATSSIEAKLQTGSSGTAIDAVVTLGAPMAAAAVKAKAGAKSSAEVDTFDLNAAVIKQFKAKEIGFAVDQQPYLQGYLAVDELWLQKTNGNVVGGGRPVLTGPAIVTEKDVPALEKYTARGTR
- a CDS encoding GntR family transcriptional regulator; protein product: MDRTSPVPLYFQLSQQLEAAIERGTLTPGSLLGNEIDLAGRLGLSRPTVRQAIQALVDKGLLVRRRGVGTQVVHSQVKRPLELSSLYDDLEAAGQKPATKVLRNTVEPATAEVAAALGVPEGSDVHLVERLRYAHGEPMAELRNYLPPGLLALDTAHLEATGLYRLMRGAGITLHSARQSVGARAATAAEAELLAEAEGAPLLTMQRTTFDDTGRAVEFGTHVYRASRYAFEFQLLVRP